From one Drosophila subpulchrella strain 33 F10 #4 breed RU33 chromosome 3L, RU_Dsub_v1.1 Primary Assembly, whole genome shotgun sequence genomic stretch:
- the LOC119555567 gene encoding uncharacterized protein LOC119555567, which produces METYLTEIKQLRIPRPKFEPNSCHQQHHHAVATTVTTPIQPPPPLHHRQWRHFVRPFTPPRDYHLPMVAEGSMHDKM; this is translated from the coding sequence ATGGAAACCTATTTGACGGAGATCAAACAGTTGCGCATACCACGCCCGAAATTTGAGCCCAACAGTTGCCATCAGCAGCACCACCATGCGGTGGCGACCACCGTGACCACGCCCATCCAGCCGCCCCCGCCCCTGCACCACCGCCAGTGGCGACACTTTGTGCGACCCTTTACGCCGCCCCGCGATTACCATCTACCCATGGTGGCCGAGGGCTCCATGCACGACAAGATGTGA